The following proteins come from a genomic window of Denticeps clupeoides unplaced genomic scaffold, fDenClu1.1, whole genome shotgun sequence:
- the LOC114772574 gene encoding LOW QUALITY PROTEIN: SPRY domain-containing SOCS box protein 2-like (The sequence of the model RefSeq protein was modified relative to this genomic sequence to represent the inferred CDS: deleted 2 bases in 2 codons): MGLLLCRWLCDNSAVRKTASSSSPFLPLAVAPPTRLSILLDAAPVSLDDPRSHWSPTEASPNLRMVGGACVCRDQVEQSSDAVRAAHGIKAGLHVWEVLWEPGQRGSHALIGISTNKGPRQASGYKALVGGDSCSWGWELSTNQLWHSGKEVGPYPTGPGRPLEVPGHVLVVVDADAGTLGYAVDEFYLGVAFEGLPKGVELFPTISCVWGGARIYLRYINGASRDPPALACLCRLGVRQALGRDREALTDRLPLPPILQRLLLPKS; the protein is encoded by the exons atgggGCTCTTATTGTGTCGCTGGCTGTGTGATAACAGTGCGGTGAGGAAGACCGCCTCATCTTcatctcccttcctccctctcgcCGTCGCCCCGCCCACTCGTCTGTCCATCCTCCTTGATGCAGCCCCCGTCTCCCTGGACGAC CCGCGTTCCCACTGGAGTCCCACGGAGGCGTCGCCA AACCTGCGcatggtgggcggggcctgtgtTTGTCGTGATCAGGTGGAACAGAGCAGTGATGCTGTGAGGGCAGCTCATGGAATCAAGGCGGGGCTTCATGTGTGGGAGGTGCTCTGGGAACCGGGGCAGCGAGGAAGCCACGCCCTCATTGGAATCTCCACCAATAAAGGACCACGACAGGCATCAGGCTACAAGGCACTGGTGGGTGGAGACTCATGCTCCTGGGGGTGGGAGCTCTCAACCAATCAGCTGTGGCACAGCGGGAAGGAGGTGGGGCCGTATCCTACGGGCCCCGGCCGTCCTTTAGAGGTTCCAGGACACGTGCTGGTCGTGGTGGACGCAGACGCGGGAACTCTGGGATACGCTGTGGATGAATTCTACCTGGGTGTGGCTTTTGAGGGTCTCCCAAAAGGGGTGGAATTGTTTCCAACCATCAGCTGTGTTTGGGGCGGGGCCAGGATCTACCTGCGCTACATCAATGGAGCATCAC GTGACCCTCCTGCTCTAGCGTGTCTGTGCCGACTTGGTGTCCGTCAGGCGTTGGGGCGGGACAGAGAGGCTCTGACGGACAGACTGCCCCTCCCACCCATACTCCAGCGCCTCCTCCTCCCTAAATCCTGA